The region TGCTGGAGTTTTCGCTGGTCTATCTGGGCTTTGCGCTGCTGATGGTCGCCGCCGCCATCTGGCTGGGCCTGTGGTTCGCCAGCCGGCTGTCGCGGCCCATCGGGCAGCTGGCACTGGCCAGCGAGCAGGTCGGACGGGGCGATCTGGACGTGCAGGTTCCCGCGCCCGATACCGGCGACGAGATCCAGACGCTTGGCGAAAGCTTCAACCGCATGACCCGGCAACTGAAGACCCAGCGCGAAGAACTGATCGAAAGCTACCGCGCCAGTGACGAGCAACGCCGGCTGTTCGACAACGTGCTGTCCTCGGTTACATCGGGGGTGATCGGGCTGGATCCGGCCGGCGAGATCGATTTCCTGAACCGCTCGGCCACCCGGCTGTTGGGGCTTGACCCGGCGCGCGACATCGATGCGCTTCTGTCTCAGGCGGTGCCTGAATTTGCGCCGCTGTTCGACCGGCTTTCCGGGTCGGTGGCCGAGGCGGTGCAGGACGAGGTGCGGCTGAACCGCGAGGGACGGGTGGAAAGCCTGCTGGTGCGCATGGCGATCCGGCGCTCGAACGATGGCGGGGTCGAGGGCTATGTGGTGGCCTTTGACGATGTGACCGAACTGGTCAGCGCGCAGCGTATGGCCGCCTGGGGCGATGTGGCCCGGCGCGTGGCGCATGAGATCAAGAACCCGCTGACCCCGATCCAGCTCTCGGCCGAGCGGCTCAGGCGCAAGTTCATGCCGCTGGCCGGCGAGGCGGACCGCGCCAGTCTTGACCAATATGTCGACGTCATCATCCGCCAGACCGGCGACCTGCGCCGCATTGTCGACGAATTCAGCCGCTTCGCCCGCATGCCCGAGCCCGACCGGGCCGAGATCGATCTGGCGCGGCTGCTGCGCGACGCGGCGCTGATCCAGCAGGATGCGCTTGGCGGGGCGCTGGTCTCGCAGATCCCCGATCAGCCGGTGATCGTCGATTGCGATGCCGGGATGCTGAGCCAGGCCTTCACCAACCTCCTGAAGAATGCCGGCGAGGCGGTGGACGAGAAGGCCGCCAACCCGCCCGAGGGCTGGGTGCCGCGGATCGAGGTGGTGATGCAGGCCCAGCCCGATGCGGTCAGTATCCGCATCATCGACAATGGCACCGGCCTGCCCGCCGATCGCACCCGCCTGTTCGAGCCCTATGTGACGATGAAGTCGCAGGGCACCGGGCTGGGGCTGCCGATCGTCAAGAAGATCATCGAGGAACATGGCGGCAGCCTGTCCTTGACCGATGCGCCCGGCCATGAGGGGGCCATGGCCGAAATCAGATTGCCGCGGGAACGCCAGCCGGTCCGGCTGATGTCCCGGCGGCAGAAACCAGAAAAAGAGCAGACGGGGACGACATGAGCGACATTCTGATCGTCGATGACGAACGCGACATTCGCGAGCTGATCGCGGATATCCTGAAGGACGAGGGCTTCCAGACCCGTGTTGCGGCCAATTCGGACGAGGCCATGGCCGAGCTGAACGCCGCCGAACCTTCGCTGATGATCCTCGACATCTGGCTGAAGGACAGTCGGATGGACGGGATCGACATCCTGAAACAGGTCAAGCGCAACAATCCCGAGGTGCCGGTCATCATCATCTCGGGGCACGGCAATATCGAGATCGCGGTCGCCGCGATCCGGCAGGGCGCCTATGACTTCATCGAGAAGCCCTTCAACATCGACCAGCTGATGGTGGTGATCAACCGGGCGATGGAGACCAGCCGCCTTCGGCGCGAGAACAGCAGCCTCAAGCGCGGCGATGTGAAGCTGGCGGATATGCTGGGCATCTCGGCCAGCTTCAAGCGGCTGCGCGACAACCTGGAAAAGGTCGCTAAATCGAATGGCCGGGTGATGCTGACCGGCGAGCCGGGGGCGGGCAAGGAACTGGCCGCGCGCTATATCCACGCCAACAGCCCTCGCGCCCGTGCGCCCTTCGTCACCGTGTCCTGCGCCACCATCGAGCCTGAGCGGATGGAGGAGGTGCTGTTCGGTCGCGAGACGCCCGAGCGCGGGGTCGAGCCGGGGCTGCTGGAACAGGCGCATGGTGGGGTCATCTATTTCGACGAGGTCGCCGACATGCCCGTCGGCACCCAGCCCAAGATCCTGCGGGTGTTGACCGAGCAGCAATTCAGCCGCTCTGGCGGGGCCGATCGGGTGCGGGTCGACCTGCGCGTGGTCAGCTCGACCAACCGCGATCTGGCCGTCGAAATCGCCGGTGGCCGCTTCCGGCAGGAATTGTTCGACCGGCTGAACGTCGTGCCGGTCGTCGTCCCCTCGCTGGCCGAGCGCCGGGATGACATCCCCCTGCTGGCGCAGCATTTCATCGAGGAATTCAACCGCGATCAGGGCCTGACGCCGCGCGCGCTGCCCGACGAGACGGTTGCGGCCCTGCAATCCATGCGCTGGCCCGGCAATATCCGGCAACTGCGCAACGTGATCGAGCGGGTGCTGATTCTGGCCGAGGACAGCGGCCCGATCCAGCCGGCCGAGCTGGAGCCGCAGGGCGCAAGCTCGGAAAACGGCGAGGCGCTGAGCCTCGGGCCGCAGATCACTGCGCTGGCCTTGCGCGAGGCGCGCGAGCTGTTCGAGCGCGAATACCTCCTGGCGCAGATCAACCGCTTTGGCGGCAATATCAGTCGCACCGCACAATTCGT is a window of Paracoccus zhejiangensis DNA encoding:
- a CDS encoding sensor histidine kinase NtrY-like; amino-acid sequence: MAGAAGGSIRNRLAGLGDGWRLEGAVSGAMLGLGFALAAATILVLGPFGARTPQWVLRLVLMLDVVYLIALAGLVTMRLLRLLAARRASAAGSRLHMRLVGVFAIIALVPTVLVALFAGLLVNIGLEGWFSDRVQQVVTTSQAAAVAYQEEHRHDLSEDARALAGVLTQAARNNPLIQDGMLRELLSQGQGLIQRGLREAYVIDGSGQIRARGERSYLFWYEAPSVTQFDQARADGLVLVEDWQNNEFRALVSLPPLADRYLYVTRDVDGSLLGLLDDTRKTVGDYQQLEQTRGRVLLEFSLVYLGFALLMVAAAIWLGLWFASRLSRPIGQLALASEQVGRGDLDVQVPAPDTGDEIQTLGESFNRMTRQLKTQREELIESYRASDEQRRLFDNVLSSVTSGVIGLDPAGEIDFLNRSATRLLGLDPARDIDALLSQAVPEFAPLFDRLSGSVAEAVQDEVRLNREGRVESLLVRMAIRRSNDGGVEGYVVAFDDVTELVSAQRMAAWGDVARRVAHEIKNPLTPIQLSAERLRRKFMPLAGEADRASLDQYVDVIIRQTGDLRRIVDEFSRFARMPEPDRAEIDLARLLRDAALIQQDALGGALVSQIPDQPVIVDCDAGMLSQAFTNLLKNAGEAVDEKAANPPEGWVPRIEVVMQAQPDAVSIRIIDNGTGLPADRTRLFEPYVTMKSQGTGLGLPIVKKIIEEHGGSLSLTDAPGHEGAMAEIRLPRERQPVRLMSRRQKPEKEQTGTT
- the ntrX gene encoding nitrogen assimilation response regulator NtrX codes for the protein MSDILIVDDERDIRELIADILKDEGFQTRVAANSDEAMAELNAAEPSLMILDIWLKDSRMDGIDILKQVKRNNPEVPVIIISGHGNIEIAVAAIRQGAYDFIEKPFNIDQLMVVINRAMETSRLRRENSSLKRGDVKLADMLGISASFKRLRDNLEKVAKSNGRVMLTGEPGAGKELAARYIHANSPRARAPFVTVSCATIEPERMEEVLFGRETPERGVEPGLLEQAHGGVIYFDEVADMPVGTQPKILRVLTEQQFSRSGGADRVRVDLRVVSSTNRDLAVEIAGGRFRQELFDRLNVVPVVVPSLAERRDDIPLLAQHFIEEFNRDQGLTPRALPDETVAALQSMRWPGNIRQLRNVIERVLILAEDSGPIQPAELEPQGASSENGEALSLGPQITALALREARELFEREYLLAQINRFGGNISRTAQFVGMERSALHRKLKSLGVVGGVRIDDEMMAGK